A region from the Streptosporangium sp. NBC_01756 genome encodes:
- the recF gene encoding DNA replication/repair protein RecF (All proteins in this family for which functions are known are DNA-binding proteins that assist the filamentation of RecA onto DNA for the initiation of recombination or recombinational repair.), whose translation MHVANLSLTDFRSYDAVDLGLEPGVTAFVGPNGQGKTNLVEALGYVATQSSHRVANDGPLVRQGAVRAIIRSVIVREDRRALIELEINPGRANRARLNRSPVSRPREIVGLLRTVLFAPEDLAMVKGDPSERRRYLDDLLVARTPRFAGVRADYDRVLKQRGALLRTAARSRRGGRSGRRAENDAAFTEAGAGDPLSTLEVWDAHLARHGAELLAARLELVEALRPLVAAAYAALAPGSAPAGLEYRGTLPTEPGADRADLEKRLRAGLLEVRSSELERGVTLVGPHRDDLFLGLGELPARGYASHGESWSFALALRLAAYDLLRADGGDPVLILDDVFAELDNQRRRRLAEIVAPAEQVLITAAVADDVPGELAGGRFDVAEGGVNRVR comes from the coding sequence GTGCATGTCGCCAACCTCTCCCTTACCGACTTCCGGTCCTACGACGCCGTCGACCTCGGCCTGGAGCCCGGTGTCACGGCCTTCGTCGGGCCCAACGGGCAGGGCAAGACCAATCTGGTCGAGGCACTGGGTTACGTGGCGACGCAGTCGAGCCACCGGGTCGCCAACGACGGGCCGCTGGTGCGGCAGGGGGCGGTGCGGGCGATCATCCGGTCCGTGATCGTGCGGGAGGACCGGCGGGCGCTGATCGAGTTGGAGATCAACCCGGGCCGGGCCAACCGGGCCAGGCTGAACCGCTCGCCGGTCTCGCGTCCGCGCGAGATCGTCGGGCTGCTGCGCACGGTCCTGTTCGCCCCCGAGGACCTGGCCATGGTCAAGGGCGATCCTTCGGAGCGGCGCCGCTACCTCGACGATCTGCTGGTGGCCAGGACCCCTCGTTTCGCGGGGGTCCGAGCCGACTACGACCGGGTGCTCAAGCAGCGCGGCGCCCTGCTGCGTACGGCGGCGCGCTCGCGGCGGGGCGGCCGGAGCGGGCGTCGGGCCGAGAACGACGCGGCGTTCACCGAGGCCGGTGCCGGAGACCCGCTGAGCACCCTGGAGGTCTGGGACGCCCATCTGGCCCGGCACGGCGCCGAGCTGCTGGCGGCACGGCTGGAGCTGGTCGAGGCGCTGCGGCCGCTGGTCGCCGCCGCCTACGCCGCGCTCGCACCCGGCTCCGCGCCCGCCGGTCTGGAATACCGGGGCACGCTGCCGACCGAGCCCGGAGCCGACCGTGCGGACCTGGAGAAGCGGCTCCGGGCCGGTCTGCTGGAGGTCCGGAGCTCCGAGCTCGAACGCGGCGTCACCCTCGTCGGCCCGCACCGTGACGACCTGTTCCTCGGTCTGGGAGAACTGCCCGCGCGCGGCTATGCCAGCCACGGCGAGTCCTGGTCGTTCGCGCTGGCACTCCGGTTGGCCGCCTACGACCTGCTCAGGGCGGACGGGGGCGATCCGGTGCTGATCCTCGACGACGTCTTCGCCGAGCTGGACAACCAGCGCCGCCGCCGGCTGGCGGAGATCGTCGCCCCGGCCGAGCAGGTGCTGATCACCGCCGCGGTCGCCGACGACGTGCCCGGAGAGCTGGCCGGAGGCCGGTTCGACGTCGCCGAGGGAGGTGTGAACCGTGTCCGGTGA
- a CDS encoding DUF721 domain-containing protein: MSGEQPPDVGGRPPGTRSAKSAAGSGELPSGPGPERGADSGGRPPGLESAKNTSPEERAPESGAAGRASGSGEAPPESGTAKSAAAKGAALAREKLAQAKSDAARRGQLPRREPRSRATGPRRNFGDPQLFGRAIADLLSDRGWEQPVAVGGVFGRWHEIVGSDLAAHTRPETFADGEVVVVADSTAWATQVRLLARTLVKRLNEELGDGTVQRVKVRGPQNGPRTSGGLRVTGSRGPGDTYG, from the coding sequence GTGTCCGGTGAGCAGCCGCCGGACGTCGGCGGAAGGCCGCCCGGGACCCGATCGGCGAAGAGCGCGGCGGGCTCCGGAGAGCTGCCGTCCGGGCCCGGACCGGAGAGGGGTGCGGACTCCGGAGGGAGGCCGCCCGGCCTCGAATCGGCGAAGAACACGAGTCCCGAGGAGAGAGCGCCCGAGTCCGGAGCCGCGGGGAGAGCGTCGGGCTCCGGGGAGGCGCCGCCCGAGTCCGGAACGGCGAAGAGCGCCGCGGCCAAGGGCGCCGCGCTCGCCAGGGAGAAGCTGGCCCAGGCCAAGTCGGATGCGGCCAGAAGGGGGCAGCTGCCGCGCCGCGAGCCCCGGAGCAGAGCGACCGGGCCGCGCAGGAATTTCGGCGATCCACAGCTTTTCGGTCGGGCCATAGCCGATCTCCTGTCCGACCGGGGCTGGGAGCAGCCCGTCGCCGTGGGCGGGGTGTTCGGCCGCTGGCATGAGATCGTCGGCTCCGACCTGGCCGCGCACACCAGGCCGGAGACCTTCGCCGACGGGGAGGTCGTGGTGGTCGCCGACTCCACGGCCTGGGCGACCCAGGTGCGGCTGCTGGCAAGAACGCTGGTCAAACGGCTGAACGAGGAGCTCGGGGACGGAACCGTACAGCGGGTGAAGGTCCGCGGACCGCAGAACGGCCCGCGCACCAGCGGTGGGCTGCGCGTCACCGGAAGCCGCGGTCCGGGCGACACCTACGGCTGA
- the gyrB gene encoding DNA topoisomerase (ATP-hydrolyzing) subunit B, with protein sequence MTVLEGLEAVRKRPGMYIGSTGERGLHHLVYEVVDNSVDEALAGHADRIEVTLLADNGVRVVDNGRGIPVGIVEAEGRPAVEVVLTVLHAGGKFDSKSYAVSGGLHGVGVSVVNALSSKLEVAIRTDGHHWRQSYAETRPVHPLIKGEPTEETGTSITFWADETIFETTTWSFETLSRRFQEMAFLNKGLTISLRDERPDHVNGEPKETVYHYEGGLSDFVKHLNSKKEPAHLSVIDFEENGDGISVEIAMQWNNSYSESVYTFANTINTAEGGTHEEGFRAALTSIVNRYAREQKFLKEGKDDNLAGEDIREGLTAIISVKLADPQFEGQTKTKLGNTEAKSFVQKACNDHLRDWFERNPGEAKDIINKSLQASRARLAARQARDLTRRKSLLESGSGLPGKLADCQWSDPEKCELFIVEGDSAGGSAKGGRDSKFQAILPIRGKILNVEKARIDKVLKNNEVQALITAMGTGVHDEFDIAKLRYHKLILMADADVDGQHINTLLLTLLFRFMRPLIEAGHVYLSQPPLYKIKWDRRGEDASYAYSDQERDAIIRDGMERGKRDPRLHDGIQRFKGLGEMNAGQLWDTTMNPDTRVLLQVTLDDAAQADDLFSVLMGEDVEARRSFIIRNARDVRFLDV encoded by the coding sequence ATCACTGTTCTCGAAGGGCTCGAGGCGGTCCGCAAGCGCCCGGGTATGTACATCGGCTCGACCGGAGAACGCGGCCTGCACCACCTCGTCTACGAGGTCGTGGACAACTCCGTCGACGAGGCCCTGGCCGGTCACGCCGACCGGATCGAGGTCACCCTGCTCGCCGACAACGGTGTGCGGGTCGTGGACAACGGCCGCGGCATCCCCGTCGGCATCGTCGAGGCGGAGGGCCGCCCGGCCGTCGAGGTCGTCCTCACCGTGCTGCACGCGGGCGGAAAGTTCGACAGCAAGTCCTACGCGGTCTCCGGCGGCCTGCACGGTGTGGGCGTCTCGGTGGTGAACGCGCTCTCCAGCAAGCTGGAGGTCGCGATCCGCACCGACGGTCACCACTGGCGGCAGAGTTACGCCGAGACCCGGCCGGTCCATCCCCTGATCAAGGGGGAGCCGACCGAGGAGACCGGCACCTCGATCACCTTCTGGGCCGACGAGACCATCTTCGAGACCACGACGTGGAGCTTCGAGACCCTCTCCCGCCGGTTCCAGGAGATGGCCTTCCTCAACAAGGGCCTGACGATCTCCCTGCGGGACGAGCGGCCCGACCACGTCAACGGCGAGCCCAAAGAGACGGTCTACCACTACGAGGGCGGCCTGTCCGACTTCGTCAAGCACCTCAACTCCAAGAAGGAGCCCGCTCACCTCTCGGTGATCGACTTCGAGGAGAACGGTGACGGGATCTCGGTCGAGATCGCCATGCAGTGGAACAACTCCTACAGCGAGTCGGTCTACACCTTCGCCAACACGATCAACACGGCCGAGGGCGGCACCCACGAAGAGGGGTTCCGGGCCGCGCTGACGTCGATCGTGAACCGCTACGCGCGCGAGCAGAAGTTCCTCAAGGAGGGCAAGGACGACAACCTGGCCGGTGAGGACATCCGCGAGGGTCTCACCGCGATCATCTCGGTGAAACTGGCCGACCCGCAGTTCGAGGGCCAGACCAAGACCAAGCTGGGCAACACCGAGGCCAAGTCGTTCGTCCAGAAGGCCTGCAACGACCATCTGCGCGACTGGTTCGAGCGCAACCCCGGCGAGGCCAAGGACATCATCAACAAGTCCCTGCAGGCCTCACGGGCCCGCCTCGCGGCGCGACAGGCCCGTGACCTGACCCGGCGCAAGTCGCTGCTGGAGTCCGGGTCGGGCCTGCCCGGCAAGCTGGCCGACTGCCAGTGGAGCGATCCCGAGAAGTGCGAGCTGTTCATCGTCGAGGGAGACTCGGCGGGCGGCTCGGCCAAGGGCGGCCGCGACTCCAAGTTCCAGGCGATCCTGCCCATCCGCGGCAAGATCCTGAACGTGGAGAAGGCACGCATCGACAAGGTGCTGAAGAACAACGAGGTCCAGGCGCTGATCACCGCCATGGGCACCGGCGTCCACGACGAGTTCGACATCGCCAAGCTCCGCTACCACAAGCTCATCCTGATGGCGGACGCCGACGTCGACGGCCAGCACATCAACACCCTGCTGCTGACGCTGCTGTTCCGCTTCATGCGGCCACTGATCGAGGCCGGGCACGTCTACCTCTCCCAGCCGCCGCTCTACAAGATCAAATGGGACCGCCGGGGCGAGGACGCCTCCTACGCCTACTCCGACCAGGAGCGCGACGCGATCATCCGGGACGGCATGGAGCGGGGCAAGCGCGACCCGCGCCTGCACGACGGCATCCAGCGGTTCAAGGGTCTGGGCGAGATGAACGCCGGCCAGCTCTGGGACACCACGATGAACCCCGACACCCGCGTCCTGCTCCAGGTCACCCTCGACGACGCCGCCCAGGCCGACGACCTGTTCAGCGTTCTCATGGGTGAGGACGTCGAGGCCCGCCGCTCCTTCATCATCAGGAACGCGCGAGACGTCCGTTTCCTCGATGTGTAG
- the gyrA gene encoding DNA gyrase subunit A: MTDVNTPPAERIEPVDIQSEMQRSYMDYAMSVIVARALPDVRDGLKPVHRRVLYAMYDGGYRPDRGYFKCSRVVGDVMGSYHPHGDSSIYGTVVRLAQPWALRYTLVDGQGNFGSPGNDMPAAMRYTECKLAPIAMEMIRDIDKDTVDFQPNYDGRSSEPLVLPSRFPNLLVNGSAGIAVGMATNIPPHNLREVSEGIKWALQNPEADDEELLEALIARVKGPDFPTGALIVGRRGIDDAYRTGRGSITMRAIVEVEEDAKGRQCLVVTELPYQVNPDNLALSIAESVKEGRITGIADVRDESSSRVGQRLVIVLKRDAVAKVVLNNLYKHTQLQTTFGANMLALVDGVPRTLRLDQFVRHYVAHQIEVVVRRTRYLLRKAEERAHILRALLKALERMDEVIALIRRSPSASAAQGGLMALLEIDEIQAQAILDMQLRKLAALERQQITDEYDTLMAHITDYQAILASPERQRSIVLDELSEIVSKYGDERKTEIIAYEGDMSIEDLLAEEDMVVTITRGGYAKRTNTDLYRAQKRGGKGVRGAQLRQDDIVDHFFVTTTHHWLLFFTNKGRVYRVKAYELPDSGRDARGQHLANLLAMQPDEVVMEVLDLRDYEVAPYLVLATRSGLVKKTRLSEYDSPRSGGLIAINLREDDEVIAARLVSEEDDLLLVSRGAQSIRFTASDEALRPMGRATSGVIGMRFLDGDELLAMNRIGDGDDVLIATEGGYAKRTPADQYPLQGRGGKGVLTAKIVSARGKLVGAAMVRPDDEVFAITSAGGVIRTSAGEIKQSGRQTMGVRLMNLAEGDSVVALARNAEALETEQNAEGE; this comes from the coding sequence GTGACGGATGTGAACACTCCGCCCGCAGAGCGCATCGAGCCGGTCGACATCCAGTCGGAGATGCAGCGCAGCTACATGGACTACGCGATGTCCGTCATCGTGGCCCGCGCGCTGCCCGACGTCCGCGACGGCCTCAAGCCGGTGCACCGCCGCGTGCTCTACGCCATGTACGACGGCGGCTACCGCCCCGACCGCGGCTACTTCAAGTGCTCACGCGTCGTCGGCGACGTCATGGGCTCCTACCACCCGCACGGCGACTCCTCGATCTACGGCACCGTCGTACGGCTGGCGCAGCCCTGGGCGCTGCGCTACACCCTGGTCGACGGCCAGGGCAACTTCGGATCGCCGGGCAACGACATGCCGGCCGCCATGCGGTACACCGAGTGCAAGCTCGCGCCGATCGCCATGGAGATGATCCGTGACATCGACAAGGACACCGTCGACTTCCAGCCCAACTACGACGGGCGTTCCTCCGAGCCGCTGGTCCTCCCGTCGCGGTTCCCGAACCTGCTGGTCAACGGGTCGGCCGGGATCGCGGTCGGCATGGCCACGAACATCCCGCCGCACAACCTGCGCGAGGTGTCCGAAGGCATCAAGTGGGCCCTGCAGAACCCCGAGGCGGACGACGAGGAGCTGCTCGAAGCGCTGATCGCGCGGGTCAAGGGCCCCGACTTCCCGACCGGGGCGTTGATCGTCGGCCGCCGGGGCATCGACGACGCCTACCGGACCGGCCGGGGCTCGATCACGATGCGGGCGATCGTGGAGGTCGAGGAGGACGCCAAGGGCCGCCAGTGCCTGGTCGTCACCGAGCTTCCCTACCAGGTCAACCCGGACAACCTCGCGCTGTCGATCGCCGAGTCGGTGAAGGAGGGCCGGATCACCGGCATCGCCGACGTCCGTGACGAGAGCTCGTCCCGGGTCGGCCAGCGGCTGGTGATCGTGCTCAAGCGCGACGCGGTCGCCAAGGTCGTGCTGAACAACCTCTACAAGCACACCCAGCTCCAGACCACCTTCGGCGCCAACATGCTGGCCCTGGTCGACGGGGTGCCGCGGACCCTGCGACTGGACCAGTTCGTCCGTCACTACGTGGCGCACCAGATCGAGGTCGTGGTCCGCCGGACCCGCTACCTGCTGCGCAAGGCCGAGGAGCGGGCCCACATCCTGCGCGCGCTGCTCAAGGCGCTGGAGCGGATGGACGAGGTCATCGCCCTCATCCGGCGCTCCCCGTCGGCGTCCGCCGCGCAGGGCGGCCTGATGGCGCTGCTGGAGATCGACGAGATCCAGGCGCAGGCCATCCTCGACATGCAGCTGCGCAAGCTGGCCGCCCTGGAGCGGCAGCAGATCACCGACGAGTACGACACGCTGATGGCGCACATCACCGACTACCAGGCGATCCTGGCCTCGCCTGAGCGGCAGCGGTCGATCGTTCTGGACGAGCTCTCGGAGATCGTGTCCAAGTACGGCGACGAGCGCAAGACGGAGATCATCGCCTACGAGGGCGACATGTCGATCGAGGACCTTCTCGCCGAGGAGGACATGGTCGTCACGATCACCCGCGGCGGCTACGCCAAGCGCACCAACACCGACCTCTACCGGGCGCAGAAGCGCGGCGGCAAGGGGGTGCGCGGTGCGCAGCTGCGGCAGGACGACATCGTCGACCACTTCTTCGTCACGACGACCCACCACTGGCTGCTGTTCTTCACGAACAAGGGCCGGGTCTACCGGGTCAAGGCCTACGAGCTGCCCGACTCCGGCCGGGACGCGCGCGGCCAGCACCTGGCGAACCTGCTGGCCATGCAGCCGGACGAGGTCGTCATGGAGGTGCTGGACCTGCGTGACTACGAGGTCGCGCCGTACCTCGTGCTGGCCACCCGCAGCGGCCTGGTGAAGAAGACGCGCCTGTCGGAGTACGACTCGCCGCGCTCGGGTGGCCTGATCGCCATCAACCTGAGGGAAGATGACGAGGTGATCGCTGCCCGGCTGGTATCCGAGGAGGACGACCTCCTTCTCGTCTCGCGCGGCGCCCAGTCCATCCGCTTCACGGCCTCCGACGAGGCCCTGCGCCCGATGGGCCGGGCGACCAGCGGTGTGATCGGCATGCGTTTCCTCGACGGAGACGAGCTGCTGGCGATGAACCGCATCGGCGACGGCGACGACGTGCTGATCGCGACCGAGGGCGGTTACGCCAAGCGCACTCCGGCGGATCAGTACCCTCTTCAGGGAAGAGGAGGCAAGGGCGTCCTGACTGCCAAGATTGTCAGCGCACGTGGCAAGCTGGTGGGTGCTGCCATGGTCAGGCCGGATGACGAGGTTTTCGCGATCACGTCCGCCGGCGGGGTTATCCGGACCAGCGCAGGAGAGATCAAGCAGTCCGGGCGCCAGACCATGGGGGTACGTCTGATGAATCTCGCGGAGGGTGACAGCGTCGTGGCGCTCGCCCGCAATGCCGAGGCCTTGGAGACCGAGCAGAATGCGGAAGGTGAGTAG
- a CDS encoding DUF3566 domain-containing protein: MTAIEDGKPSDSTTRIRPQSAETDSSSWAPGGLSSPAPERPGKKSSPASPARSPRKAHLVLRRIEPWSAMKFSFVVSLVCFVVLFVAVAVLYMVLSGLGVFESIVQTVNQLTTADGKTTSSVDVASWFEPVPILGYTALIGAVNVVLITALSTLGAVIYNIASELVGGVEVTFSEAE; encoded by the coding sequence GTGACGGCGATCGAGGACGGCAAGCCGAGCGATTCCACGACGCGGATCCGTCCGCAGTCCGCGGAGACCGACAGTTCCTCCTGGGCTCCCGGGGGTCTGTCGTCCCCCGCACCGGAGAGGCCGGGCAAGAAGAGCTCACCCGCCTCGCCTGCCAGGTCGCCGCGTAAGGCACACCTGGTGCTGCGCCGGATCGAGCCGTGGTCGGCCATGAAGTTCAGTTTCGTGGTGTCCCTGGTCTGCTTCGTGGTGCTGTTCGTCGCGGTCGCGGTGCTCTACATGGTGCTGTCCGGACTGGGCGTGTTCGAAAGCATCGTCCAGACGGTGAACCAGCTGACGACGGCCGACGGCAAGACCACCAGCAGTGTGGACGTCGCATCCTGGTTCGAGCCGGTCCCCATCCTCGGCTACACGGCGCTGATCGGCGCGGTGAACGTGGTGCTGATCACCGCCCTGTCCACCCTCGGCGCGGTGATCTACAACATCGCCTCCGAGCTGGTCGGCGGCGTTGAGGTCACCTTCAGCGAGGCCGAATAG
- a CDS encoding ABC transporter permease: MSTMIAPARETVRAADRVAAARRRVSLRETLDQTLMMAWRAVKKMRRNPEQFFDVALQPILFTAMFAFIFGGAIAGDVQSYLPLMIPGILAQTVLTTCMATGTQLREDLEKGVFDRFKSLPIARIAPLAGPMVADLLRYTTAATLTFGMGLVMGYRPGGGVGGVLAAILLSIITGWSLAWVFTWVGTIARSAQAVQGISMMIMFPLTFLSNAFVPVETLPGWLAAFVRINPVSHLVTAARDLANSALVSGEVAWTLLACMIVIAIFAPLSVRSYKRHM; this comes from the coding sequence ATGAGCACCATGATCGCACCCGCCCGCGAGACGGTCCGGGCCGCCGATCGCGTGGCGGCCGCCCGGCGGCGCGTCTCCCTGAGAGAGACGCTCGACCAGACCCTGATGATGGCGTGGCGGGCGGTCAAGAAGATGCGCCGCAACCCGGAGCAGTTCTTCGACGTGGCGCTGCAGCCCATCCTGTTCACCGCGATGTTCGCCTTCATCTTCGGCGGCGCCATCGCAGGCGACGTGCAGAGTTACCTCCCCCTGATGATCCCCGGCATCCTCGCCCAGACCGTGCTGACGACGTGCATGGCCACGGGCACGCAACTCCGCGAGGACCTGGAGAAGGGCGTCTTCGACCGGTTCAAGTCGTTGCCGATCGCCCGGATCGCGCCGCTCGCCGGCCCCATGGTGGCCGACCTGCTGCGCTACACGACTGCGGCCACTCTGACCTTCGGCATGGGCCTGGTGATGGGCTACCGTCCGGGTGGTGGAGTGGGCGGCGTGCTCGCCGCGATCCTGCTGTCGATCATCACGGGCTGGTCGCTGGCGTGGGTCTTCACCTGGGTCGGCACGATCGCCCGGAGCGCCCAGGCCGTCCAGGGCATCTCCATGATGATCATGTTCCCGTTGACGTTCCTGTCGAACGCGTTCGTCCCCGTCGAGACCCTGCCCGGCTGGCTGGCCGCGTTCGTACGGATCAACCCGGTCTCACACCTGGTCACGGCCGCCCGCGACCTCGCCAACAGCGCCCTCGTCAGCGGAGAGGTGGCCTGGACGCTCCTGGCGTGCATGATCGTCATCGCGATCTTCGCGCCGCTGTCGGTACGCAGTTACAAGCGGCACATGTGA
- a CDS encoding ATP-binding cassette domain-containing protein: protein MSITELGRLGGGPPSDRGTDLAVHAEGLVKAFGGHRAVDGIDLDVRPGEIFGVLGPNGAGKTTMLRMLATLLKIDAGRAEIFGVDVAANPHVIRQLVGVTGQYASVDENLTARENLWLFGRLQGVDAPRARRIATELLGRFGLEEAADRPIAQFSGGMRRRLDLAASLITRPPLIFLDEPTTGLDPRTRGQMWDTIRGLVADGCTVLLTTQYLDEADQLADRVAVIDHGRKVAEGTPDELKTAVGNSALQLLLANPDEVPTAVEVVRRVLGSDPVLSPEQGRLNVALDQADLAADVLIALRTAGVSISSVSVAKPSLDEVFLALTGHETDRDDETGTKENR from the coding sequence ATGAGTATCACAGAACTCGGACGTCTTGGGGGCGGCCCGCCCTCCGACAGGGGTACCGACCTGGCCGTACATGCGGAAGGGCTGGTGAAGGCGTTCGGCGGGCACCGTGCCGTCGACGGGATCGACCTGGACGTACGCCCTGGTGAGATCTTCGGCGTCCTCGGCCCGAACGGCGCCGGCAAGACCACCATGCTACGGATGCTGGCCACCCTGTTGAAGATCGACGCGGGCCGTGCCGAGATCTTCGGGGTCGACGTGGCCGCCAACCCGCACGTGATCCGCCAGCTGGTCGGCGTCACCGGACAGTACGCATCGGTCGACGAGAACCTGACCGCCCGCGAGAACCTCTGGCTCTTCGGTCGCCTGCAGGGCGTCGACGCGCCGCGCGCCCGGCGCATCGCCACCGAATTGCTGGGCCGGTTCGGCCTGGAGGAGGCCGCCGACAGACCGATCGCGCAGTTCTCCGGCGGCATGCGCCGGCGCCTCGACCTGGCGGCCAGTCTGATCACCAGGCCACCGCTGATCTTCCTCGACGAGCCGACCACCGGCCTCGATCCGCGTACGCGCGGCCAGATGTGGGACACCATCCGCGGTCTGGTCGCCGATGGCTGCACAGTGCTGCTGACCACGCAATACCTGGACGAGGCCGATCAGCTCGCCGATCGGGTCGCCGTCATCGACCACGGCCGCAAAGTCGCCGAGGGCACCCCCGACGAGTTGAAGACCGCGGTCGGCAACTCCGCCCTCCAGTTGCTGCTCGCCAACCCGGACGAGGTGCCCACCGCCGTGGAGGTCGTGCGGCGCGTCCTCGGCTCCGACCCGGTTCTCAGCCCGGAGCAGGGCCGCCTCAACGTCGCACTCGACCAGGCCGACCTGGCCGCGGACGTACTGATCGCGCTGCGCACCGCCGGGGTGTCGATCTCTTCGGTCAGTGTGGCCAAGCCCAGCCTGGACGAGGTGTTCCTCGCCCTCACCGGCCACGAGACGGACCGGGACGACGAGACCGGCACGAAGGAGAACCGATGA
- a CDS encoding response regulator transcription factor: protein MSIRVVLADDQALVRSGFRMILEARADLEVVGEAGDGREATALVERLAPDVVLMDVRMPGVDGLEATRRIVSSGSPARVIVLTTYDVDESVFAALRAGASAFLLKDVRPAELVEAIRVVVRGDALLAPSVTRRLLDRFVTVLPDPGAVPPPDLGSLTGREVEVLRLVALALSNAEIAGRLVFTEATVKTHVSSVLRKLGLRDRVQAVVLAYDVGLVRPRST, encoded by the coding sequence ATGAGCATCCGCGTGGTCCTGGCCGACGACCAGGCGCTGGTCCGCAGCGGCTTCCGGATGATCCTGGAGGCCAGAGCGGATCTTGAGGTGGTCGGCGAGGCCGGGGATGGCAGAGAGGCCACGGCCCTGGTCGAGCGGCTGGCACCCGACGTCGTCCTGATGGATGTGCGGATGCCCGGCGTCGACGGGCTGGAGGCGACCCGGCGGATTGTCTCCTCGGGAAGTCCGGCCCGGGTCATCGTCCTGACCACCTACGACGTCGACGAGTCCGTGTTCGCCGCTTTGCGCGCCGGTGCGAGCGCCTTCCTGCTCAAGGACGTGCGACCCGCCGAACTGGTGGAGGCGATCCGGGTGGTCGTGCGCGGCGACGCCCTGCTCGCACCGTCGGTCACCCGTCGGCTGCTCGACCGTTTCGTCACCGTCCTGCCCGATCCCGGTGCCGTGCCGCCGCCTGACCTCGGCTCGCTGACCGGACGGGAGGTCGAGGTGCTGCGGCTGGTCGCGCTCGCGCTGTCCAACGCCGAGATCGCCGGGCGACTTGTGTTCACCGAGGCCACGGTCAAGACGCATGTGTCCTCGGTGCTGCGCAAGCTCGGCCTGCGTGACCGGGTCCAAGCCGTCGTGCTGGCCTACGACGTGGGGCTCGTGCGACCGCGCTCCACCTGA
- a CDS encoding YbaB/EbfC family nucleoid-associated protein → MDEFKQALGFDPEEVARDADRFFDRMRETYHAIDGLTARAQSDDRRVTVEYAATGGVQKLEIDPRAMRMGSDELAETILRLIHQAQQDAETRARERVTDFLDADSSLIAGRQMLGDRLRAATGTLQENLRNATEMMEKLQGMIRR, encoded by the coding sequence ATGGACGAGTTCAAGCAGGCCCTGGGTTTCGATCCGGAGGAGGTCGCACGCGATGCGGACCGCTTCTTCGACAGGATGCGGGAGACGTATCACGCCATCGATGGCCTGACCGCCCGCGCCCAGTCCGACGACCGCCGGGTGACAGTGGAGTACGCCGCCACCGGCGGCGTTCAGAAGCTCGAAATCGACCCGCGGGCGATGCGCATGGGCTCGGATGAACTCGCCGAGACGATTCTCCGTCTCATCCACCAGGCGCAGCAGGACGCTGAGACCCGTGCCCGTGAGCGGGTGACCGACTTCCTCGACGCGGACAGTTCCCTCATCGCCGGCCGGCAGATGCTCGGAGACCGGCTCCGTGCCGCAACGGGCACGCTTCAGGAGAACCTGCGCAACGCCACGGAGATGATGGAGAAGCTACAAGGCATGATCCGCCGTTGA
- a CDS encoding DUF6461 domain-containing protein: protein MTMQPLDIAWLCGEYSEECYSFIYIRATPEQVVTRLGGRWEDFTPGPFPDDPDHYPRPGEPLGVTSIGDWTFVFDPDWLGTREDVITELSEDTCLVSQAALAIKGIDYFYWCENGEIRFCFGADAEHPTETPDELVDTMTEIDRLYPSFPPFYEGPAFLLVEHLTGIRATEQLLKGSTFMWGVVPEPTKS, encoded by the coding sequence ATGACTATGCAGCCTCTCGATATCGCTTGGCTCTGCGGCGAATACTCCGAGGAGTGCTACAGCTTCATCTACATCCGTGCCACGCCTGAACAGGTGGTCACCCGCCTCGGCGGTCGATGGGAGGACTTCACGCCGGGCCCCTTCCCCGACGACCCGGATCACTACCCACGTCCCGGGGAGCCTCTCGGCGTCACCTCCATCGGCGATTGGACCTTCGTTTTCGACCCTGACTGGCTCGGCACCCGTGAAGACGTGATCACTGAACTTTCCGAGGACACCTGCCTCGTCTCCCAAGCCGCACTCGCCATCAAGGGCATTGACTACTTCTACTGGTGTGAGAACGGCGAGATCCGATTCTGCTTCGGAGCCGATGCCGAACATCCGACGGAGACCCCGGACGAACTCGTGGACACGATGACGGAGATCGACAGGCTCTACCCATCCTTTCCCCCGTTCTACGAAGGGCCGGCTTTCCTGCTCGTCGAGCACCTGACCGGAATCAGGGCGACGGAGCAACTGCTGAAGGGCTCCACGTTCATGTGGGGCGTCGTCCCAGAACCAACCAAGTCGTAA